The following proteins come from a genomic window of Streptomyces sp. Sge12:
- a CDS encoding GNAT family N-acetyltransferase: MTSAASAGQSVHTRVVEGFGTVTLTPVDPAADSALIHSWVTQERARFWGMGEASRELVQEIYEDIDRRTTHHAFMVSRDGEQVALFQTYDCAEDRVSECYEVRPGDVGVHLLVGPAKGTAERGFTGALMAVFMGFVFSDQAARRVIVEPDARNTKAIARMERTGFVLGPEVVLPEIDLPEVYLPAKPARLAFFSAPEDASATG; encoded by the coding sequence ATGACCTCCGCCGCCTCCGCCGGACAGTCCGTGCACACCCGGGTCGTGGAGGGCTTCGGGACCGTCACCCTCACGCCCGTCGACCCGGCCGCCGACTCCGCGCTGATCCACAGCTGGGTCACGCAGGAGCGGGCCCGCTTCTGGGGCATGGGCGAAGCCAGCCGCGAACTGGTCCAGGAGATCTACGAGGACATCGACCGCCGCACCACCCACCACGCCTTCATGGTCAGCCGCGACGGTGAGCAGGTCGCGCTGTTCCAGACGTACGACTGCGCCGAGGACCGCGTCAGCGAGTGCTACGAGGTCCGGCCCGGGGACGTCGGCGTGCACCTGCTGGTCGGTCCGGCCAAGGGGACGGCCGAGCGCGGCTTCACCGGGGCCCTGATGGCCGTCTTCATGGGCTTCGTGTTCTCCGACCAGGCCGCGCGGCGCGTGATCGTCGAACCGGACGCCCGCAACACCAAGGCGATCGCCCGCATGGAGCGCACCGGCTTCGTGCTCGGACCGGAGGTCGTCCTTCCGGAGATCGACCTGCCGGAGGTCTACCTCCCGGCGAAGCCGGCCCGGCTGGCGTTCTTCAGCGCTCCGGAGGACGCGTCGGCAACCGGCTGA
- a CDS encoding protein kinase domain-containing protein: MTSQNLHIGPDSAADRYRLLRSIGRGGEAVLYLAEIELAGGSEPVVVKVLDSKTTITPDIFDRISQKWNEQAELLRFVHRPGVVGVREHFEGPPIHRPGESSTLTGRALVLVMNHVDGLDLRDWRAERTLATAAERREVMRTLEQLADVLDWLHSGKATPSGRQVVHGDLSPGNVMVDAYGQATLVDFGLSKLTADHQTAEVWFTPGYAAPEVFDGKRTPGTDRYAFGAIAYFLLSGQSPPATPEQLAQALTALPQIAVLDAEQRARITAIYAADPGKRPVSLAGWMKDVRHAVVSTTTATSQPAAQQAPPRPAAPPPPAAAPAVVPPQPSTPPPAYTPTVQPTAPVEADRPVEPVRTEPATAPAPAPTPASAPVPAPQPDPSAVPAGYGPTYNLNPSPAPAPPPPKKKRRTGLIIGSVAAVLVLAGLAVVGVRLLGDKDKENTAASGKPGGASAPQTSPSAAASASASTSTDPTPSGSTPESSAGPDASSSPGGPGSVKDSDVADLTVLSSVGQVRHFDVGSAKLNTKEYGAALIGSCYYGATVEYDVNRAWSTLEFTAGIDDGSTMEQARVTISVDDKPAIFSEAVHLGKPVTKSLDIKGALRLRLKVEEGCKDTGSAVIAAPVLKR, translated from the coding sequence TTGACCAGTCAGAACCTGCACATCGGTCCGGACTCGGCGGCCGACCGGTACCGCCTGCTGCGCTCGATCGGGCGCGGCGGGGAGGCCGTGCTCTATCTCGCGGAGATCGAACTCGCCGGTGGATCCGAGCCCGTGGTCGTCAAGGTGCTCGACTCCAAGACGACCATCACGCCGGACATCTTCGACCGGATCAGCCAGAAGTGGAACGAGCAGGCGGAGCTGCTGCGGTTCGTGCACCGGCCCGGTGTCGTGGGCGTGCGCGAGCACTTCGAGGGGCCGCCGATCCACCGGCCCGGGGAGTCCTCGACCCTGACCGGGCGCGCGCTCGTCCTCGTCATGAACCACGTGGACGGCCTCGACCTGCGGGACTGGCGGGCCGAGCGGACCCTGGCCACCGCAGCGGAGCGGCGTGAGGTGATGCGCACGCTGGAGCAGCTGGCGGACGTACTGGACTGGCTGCACTCGGGGAAGGCCACCCCGTCCGGGCGCCAGGTCGTCCACGGCGACCTCTCCCCCGGCAATGTGATGGTCGACGCGTACGGGCAGGCCACCCTGGTGGACTTCGGCCTGAGCAAGCTGACCGCCGACCACCAGACGGCCGAGGTCTGGTTCACCCCGGGCTACGCGGCGCCGGAGGTCTTCGACGGCAAGCGGACCCCGGGCACGGACCGGTACGCCTTCGGGGCGATCGCGTACTTCCTGCTGAGCGGGCAGTCCCCGCCCGCCACGCCGGAGCAGCTGGCCCAGGCGCTGACCGCGCTGCCGCAGATCGCCGTGCTGGACGCCGAGCAGCGGGCACGGATCACCGCGATCTACGCGGCCGATCCGGGGAAGCGGCCGGTGAGCCTGGCCGGCTGGATGAAGGACGTCCGCCACGCGGTGGTGTCCACAACCACCGCGACCTCGCAGCCGGCCGCGCAGCAGGCCCCGCCGAGGCCGGCCGCCCCACCCCCGCCGGCGGCCGCACCGGCCGTGGTCCCGCCGCAGCCGTCGACCCCACCGCCGGCGTACACCCCGACCGTGCAGCCGACCGCGCCGGTCGAGGCGGACCGGCCGGTCGAGCCCGTGCGGACGGAACCGGCGACCGCCCCGGCGCCCGCGCCCACGCCGGCCAGCGCCCCCGTCCCCGCCCCGCAGCCGGACCCCTCCGCGGTGCCCGCCGGGTACGGGCCCACGTACAACCTGAACCCGTCCCCCGCCCCGGCGCCCCCACCCCCGAAGAAGAAGCGGCGGACCGGCCTGATCATCGGCTCGGTGGCCGCGGTCCTGGTGCTGGCCGGCCTCGCGGTGGTCGGCGTACGGCTCCTGGGCGACAAGGACAAGGAGAACACCGCGGCGAGCGGGAAGCCGGGCGGGGCGAGCGCGCCGCAGACGTCACCCTCCGCCGCCGCCTCGGCCTCGGCGAGCACGTCCACCGACCCCACGCCCTCCGGTTCGACTCCCGAGAGCTCCGCCGGTCCTGACGCCTCGTCGAGCCCCGGCGGCCCGGGCTCGGTCAAGGACAGCGACGTGGCCGATCTCACCGTGCTGTCGTCCGTCGGACAGGTCCGGCACTTCGACGTGGGCTCGGCCAAGCTGAACACGAAGGAGTACGGGGCCGCCCTCATCGGCAGCTGCTACTACGGTGCGACGGTCGAGTACGACGTCAACCGCGCCTGGTCCACCCTGGAGTTCACCGCGGGCATCGACGACGGCTCGACCATGGAGCAGGCCCGCGTGACCATCTCCGTGGACGACAAGCCCGCGATCTTCTCCGAGGCCGTCCACCTGGGCAAGCCGGTCACCAAGTCCCTGGACATCAAGGGGGCCCTGCGCCTGCGGCTGAAGGTGGAGGAGGGCTGCAAGGACACCGGCAGCGCCGTCATCGCCGCCCCGGTCCTCAAGCGCTGA